A window of Hevea brasiliensis isolate MT/VB/25A 57/8 chromosome 14, ASM3005281v1, whole genome shotgun sequence contains these coding sequences:
- the LOC131173215 gene encoding protein trichome birefringence-like 12: MVSYIQKEVPGKTFKFWRLQSQRHFYGIEWNQNGSCLFSEALNENELDLWFDPSKNGVNKEARQIDHAIELTLKCTDIHSLGLTHLSDYRAHAHPSIWFGKKDANGNLGSELHALVPTWCS, encoded by the exons ATGGTCTCATATATACAAAAGGAAGTTCCTGGCAAGACATTCAAGTTTTGGCGTCTGCAATCACAGCGGCATTTTTATGGCATTGAGTGGAACCAAAATGGAAGTTGCTTGTTCAGTGAGGCCCTCAACGAAAATGAG CTTGATTTGTGGTTTGATCCCAGCAAAAATGGAGTTAATAAAGAAGCAAGACAAATTGATCATGCAATTGAACTGACATTGAAATGCACGGATATCCACTCGCTGGGTCTAACTCATTTGAGCGATTATAGAGCACATGCACACCCTTCAATTTGGTTTGGGAAGAAGGATGCCAATGGCAATCTGGGGTCAGAATTGCATGCATTGGTGCCTACCTGGTGTTCCTGA